The DNA region TGGATTTCCAAATGTTAGGTAGCTTGAAACATTTCTGTGGCTCAAATGGTCAACAAGACAATAGGAAAATTTTGTATTATATTTTAGACTTGCTCTATCAACAAATGAACCTTTTGTAAATCCTAAACCTAATATTCCACCTGTGTTTTCTGTGAATGTGATACCATTAAGCACTGATAGTGTGCATCCAATTGTTACATTTTCAAGTTTTCCTTTCCCTCCATTTGTTAGGTTTACTGATATAGTTTCAACTCCAAAGTATCCTGTAGCAGATGATCCATCAGCATAGCTGTCAAAGATAAGATTTTTTTAGAAAACTCAATAATATAACATTTgttgacaaaacaaataaaaattaaacaCATTTCAATCCTTAAATGTGTGGACTATTAGGGAGCTTGATCCAACACACTATTGTTAACACCTAGCAAAATTCGAACCTCGGACATTTAAAGGAGCACACTCTTAGGTATCAAGTTTTTACCATTAGTTTGAGACCTAGGGAGAATCTAAGTGttgtcaaaacaaataaaattaaacaATCATTTTGATCCCTAAATGTATCCATTATCGGGAGCCATTTAAAACTTTGTTTGAATCGATCCAACAGAATGATTGTTAGCCATTAGTGGGATTCAAACTTCAGACACTTAGAGGAACATACTATCAAGTCTCAAAATTTTACCATTGGTTTAGTTGTGATTAAgaataattaatataaaataaaaataaatttctAGATGTGGTTGTGTAGGTGAAAAGAGTAAAAGGTTAGGCTATTTGCATGCACAAATTGAACAAAGAGACTTATGTTCCTGTATGCCATAGATGAAGAAATGTGGGACATGTGATGTTACTTACCAACATTAGTTCTCATTTATAACCAATGATTGGATGCTAGAAAGAATGGTTGTTGGTTCATATTTTTGTGCTTATGTCTATGTATGAAAAGTACTTTCTAATTAAGGCTTTTagattttttttccagaatcaAACACATCTATATATTTTATTTCTAATGGATATAAAAAAAGTTATTATTAATGTACCATCACTCTAATCTGAACTTTAAATGCATAGCAGGACTAGAAAATTGTATGGCTCAAAAACTCTATCTAGGCATTCAACTAGTTGAACTGTGAATCAGAGCAGATGAATCTTGAATCTTGAATGATTGAATAATTGAGAAGATTTTTTTACATAATGCAAAATAATAGAAATGTAGTGTTCATATAATaacatcttttgaaaattttaataaACCAAACAATTGAAAACATTGGATACCATGAGAGAAAGTCTTGTGGTTGGAGGAAAGTCATGAAATTCTTAAATTTAAGCCATACTAAAAAAGAGAATAatattaaaatgaaattaaattcAAACATGTATTATAAGAGACAATATACACATACTTTTGATTTCACTAAATATTTTTCTTCAACTTATAATAAATATCATGTCTTCCCCCAATTGTCTTAATTTGTCATCTCCCTTTCCCACATAAGAGAAGCTACATTTTTACTATATCTAAAAAGATAGTCTTTATTTTCTCTCTCTTTCACATGCCTCATTAATTTAATAACACTTATTTCCataaaaaggaaaaagaaaaaaattgttACAAATTGTGATTCTTTCTCTGAAAAATTTATGTTCAAGACAACCTTATTAGTTTACTTGCAAGAAAAAGATAAAATTAAAGAACaaagaaaatataaaaaaaaacaaatttttcCAACACTccataaaaaaaattaaatttttacAACATccaataaaaaaaatcaaatttttcCAACACACcatgaaaaaaataaaatttttaaAACACCCCATAAAAAAAGCTAAACTTTTACAACACCCCATTAAAAATGAAGCAACAAAAACTAAAAGAAGGAAAAAAATTACAAACCTGATATCAAAAAGGCATGGATCAGAATTGTTAGGACAATAACTAAGAGAGAAAACTCCACTTAGATCTTCTGTGCAAACTTTAGATGAACATGGAAGtttttgaaatgaatgagaaCGATGTGGACAAAAAATACCACTGCAAGGATCATTAGGATCATCTCTTTTTGTTGGTGTTCTTgattttgtttttgattttgtttttttCTTTGACTTTGTCTTTGAACCAcctttatgtttatgtttatgtttatgtttgccatgatgattatgatgatgatgatgatgatgtttttTATGTTGAAGATGATGTTTTCTAGTTTGTAAATGAGGTATGCTATTAAACCATGTTAACTCACTTCCTGTATCAGCAACAAGCCAAAAACTTTGTCCTGGCGTTCCAACTTCAACTTCAACAAAATATTCACCAACAGCATAATCTCTACCTGAATGCATTGACATTTGAAATTCTTTTTTCACTTCCATGTCTTTTCTTCTATGATGACCTTGATTGATTCCCTTTCTATGATCCATTTGTTCCCTTCTAAACAAATCCCTTTGAATGAAGCCTTTTATTGCCTCAACTTGATCTACATCATCACCACCAAATCTAGAATCATGCCTATGCACAAGCTCTAGACTCAACGTCTCATCATCTCCATTCTCATCCTCATAGGAATTATGAGCAACAATGAGTTGAATCAACAAAAGGGTCATGATAATTTGAATCCATTTTCTCTTCATTTGCATAGATATAGGAGTATGTATGCAAAATGTAGAATGGTATAGAGGTAGATTGTGATAGAAATATTGATATTTGTACCTTTGTTTTAGAACCACAAACTGAAATCTGAACAAAGGGTTGTAATGAAGTTATGAATCAGAGGGCgagaaaaagagagagaagaaAGAGGCTAGAAATTAGAGGGAGTTTGTGCTGGTTTTGTCGTTAAGATTGGTTCTCTTTACTATGCTAGGTGTATTATGGGGGTtggaaaacaaaaaaaaaagcaacaaatatataatatataataaaataaataaataaattgtaTGAGATTTTTGAAAGGAACATATCAAAAAGTGTAGCCTTTATCTTTTTCCTTTCATGTTAAGCATCTCTTtctatctctatctctatctatctccctttatatatatatatatatatatatatatatatatatatatatatatatatatatatatatatatatatatatatatatatatatatatatatatatatatatatatatgtatatatatatatatatgcaaaaTTAACTTAACTTTTGATATGGTAGGAAACATCAATTATTATTGTTAATGAAAGAGATTAAGGGTTGGATCTTGGTTGCTTAGAATTTGTACTACTTTTTTCATAAATTAATCATTAGTATTAATATACAAATATTGATTAATTTCTTTTACAATTTTAAAATCGTATAAACAATTATTACATTTATATAAGTAGTTGAACTCATACCTTCTAAATAAAATTTTAGATTTGATTCAGGTGAATGGAACACATACGGAAAGAtgataatttttatttttaataattttatcAAATTATCTTTATTGTTGTTGTATTTTTTATATAGATAGAAAGTAAAATTTAATAATTGGGGTTCATGCActtaatattatttttttaaaatgttaattttttttaataacaaagcaaagaaatacattaaaatacaagagaaaaaaaTGAACAAGTACATGATACAACAGAAGGACAAGATATTCTCAAGAAGCAAACTAACTAACTATAAATAGAGGAGGAAGAAAAATACAAAATCAAAAACCAAAGGCAACATCAGCATAAGGGCATAAACAAGCCTACCTAAGAGCCAAAACAACACTAACTAACCACCCATAAAAACCAATTTAAACATCTGTTAAAAAACAAGCCGAAAGATAATCAGAAAAAGCCAACCAACTCAAGCAACCAATCAATCCTGAAACCTCGGGCTCATCAGGTCTCTTGAGAGAGCAAGCTAGAATGAGGTAGACTTTAAATCATGCACAAAACAAAAGGAGGGCACCTGGCCAGCCATCACACACCTAAATGCCAAGTAAATTGAGCGATTCCTACTCCCAATTAACTAGAGGGAATGCAAAATCCAGAGCATAGGCACAAACCTATTTTCATGGCCAACTAATAAAAATAGACATCCATTGATTTATTGTCAAGCTTTCCTAAAAAAAATAGATTTGTTTCATGTTTTCCAAATCTATTAGAAAGGTTCTTAATATGATTGGCAATAGCTTGGAATTAAAACCTTCCATTTTGGGGGACCAGAATCTATTACGCACTTAATGTAATCGATTATGAGATTTAATTAGTCTATGGATTGTTCCATATTTGAGCCACCTTTtctcctataaatagagggcTCCTTTCTCATTTTGAACACAATAGAAAACTTATTTGAGATAATTTTCTATCACtatcctctctctctctctcttattttcTCACACTTTGCCTTAGTGCTAATTATGAGAGTGAAATCTCCATATTTGTGTGGTAGTTTGGTCTGGTGCAAGAAAATTTGTTTAATATCACTTTGAGATAAAAATATAGTTTGGTTGTGAGTTTAACCATATGAAAAACTCTATTTTGGTTGTTTAGGTAAACCAAGTAAAACCTCTTTTTGGTTGGGAGGTCTCTGTTATCAAAACTCTCAGTCGGTTTATGACCGTAGCCATTTGTCAAAATCCCTCTCTTGGTTCGTGAATTTAGCATGTGCTATAAGCTCTCAGTTGGTTGTGGAAGTTATCGTACTTAAAACACCATCTCTTGGTTGGGTTGTTAGCCAATGAAAAACTCCAATCCTTGTAAAAGGAGGCTCGTGGTCATTCTCAAGGAGGAATTTTGGGAAAGAGAAGTAGGTCACTTCATTACGACCGAACCTCTATAATTTTGGTTTTTTCTTTTATCCGTTAACTCTTTATTTTCAATCATTTATTTCTATTTCTATTCTGTTTTCTTATTTTCACTGCTTTTAGCTTGTTTgtgtttaaaaaaaattgtaaaagattttttttctgaaaatggaTTTTCTATCCTACACAATTCACCACCTCTTATTTTTGGAGTCTCATGTCTAACACATAGAATATATAGTATTGGCTAAGCTAGCTACTTGGAAAAGTCACCTTGTTTCTATGATGGATAGGGTTCAATTGGTATAGTCATTCATAAAAGGCATGCTTCTCTATAGTCTTAGGATTTATGAATGGCCAACAAATCTTCTTAACAAACTAGATTCTTGAATCAAATTTTTTGTATGGACAAGTAGTATAGACATTCGAAAGTTGATTACTAAATATTGGAAGATTATTTGCTCACTTTTGTCTGAAGAAGGTCTTGGTTTTAGACATATTAAGACAATAAACAAAGTTGGTTGTTTTTCTTTTTGTTGGAAGTTGTTAACTATCTATAATCATTGGTCTTTGATGCTTGGTAGTAGATACATTAGGCACAAAAAACCAATCATACATAATATTTCTTCTTCTATATGGTCTGACATTAAGCATTCCTTTTCCTTTTTGGAGGAACACAGTAGATGACATGTTGGTAATGAGAAGAAAATTGATTTATGAACTGAAAATTGGTTGGGATACAAAATTAAAGATTTATACCTAGTATTTGTGAAAAAAAATATTCATCATCTATCTTAGTTTGGATTTTGATGACGATAAAAGTTTATCAAATAAGATAAATAATAAAAGTAAGATGTCAAATAATTTTCAATAATGAAGATAACTAAGTGAAGAGCCCAGTAAATTATCATGATTAAATGTACATTACAATTCACATTATATCACTTTGAATGCTCATAAATATGTATCAAACTTCATCTATAATCTTCCTAAACATATTGCATTCAAATTCATGAAAGAATTAATTAAAAAGCTATTTTTAGCCAAATTATTGGTGGTATTCGAATACCATATACTAGTATTAGATTATTGTTGAAACAAAAGAAATTTGGATCAATAGTATTCAAAGACCATATATGGCAGCTAAATACCAATGTTGATGATATTCAaatattagttttttttttaatttttaagcATTTTTTAAATGGTATTCTTAAACCATATATGGTATCGAAATACCAGATGAAAAAACTTCAATTTTTTCCCGATTTTTAATGTGGTATTCGAATACCATATATGATATCCGAATACCAGATGTCAAACTTTGTTTTCTCAATGTATTTCTTGGTATGGTATTCGAATACCATATATGGTATCCGAATACCAACCTACAAACATGtaaattttcaaaatcaaattatTCTCCAAATATTGCATTGTTCCATTGATTCAAAAATCTAAATGTTTGTAATTAATCATTATTTCAAAAGCCGAAGGACATTAAAATGCTTCATgaataattttaaaaataaaacatctCTTCATAACATTGTTTCATGTAGTATTTAAGAGATGCTTTTTCAAAATTCAGATTTAACCTCTTTCACTCAAAATTTTACATACAATTCAAATATGATTTTATGTTATTAATTAAGCCAAAAATCTTGAAACTTTTTTTGCATAAATTGTCATATCTTTGTAAGAAGTTTTTGAGCATTAAAAGATTGTTATATTTAAATTGTACATTGAAATTGATTCAAGAACAACTTCATTTATTCAAATTTGCTCAAGTGTTATAAATTGATCACCAAGTGTGTGGTGACAAATTATTTGTAAAGAGAGCGAGTGTACTTTATAAAAGTGTTTACAAATAGGAAGTGATGTTCTTTCTGCTTGTTATAAAAAAGGTCCTTTGAATTGGGTTGATTCAAAGTCCATCATAGTTTTGGTGTTTATTGTAAAAGAAAGTGGTGTTGTTTTCTTGTGTTGGTTTATTTTAGAAGATTGTAGGATAGGTCTTGATGTAAGACTTGTACAAAAATCTAACATATTGAAAAATCTCTCACAGAGTGTGACGGGACTAGATGTACTCTTGGTTGGAAAGGGGAACTAGTATAATTACTTGTGCCATTTACTTTTCCGCACTTTAATTTTTTGCATAACATCACTCTAAACATAGTGCAATACATCATTTGTTTCTagaaaaatcaaaagaaaatgaactTGCATAAAATACAAGGAAAATCCATCAAGTCTAATTCATCACCCCCTCTTAGATTGCACTATATACCTACAGTATTTCCAATGGATATTCAATTTATGCAAACTACTAAGGTAAATTTAATCATCCAAGACACCGATTAGAAAATTCCTCATGACTTATCTATTTTGGCTTCTCAAATTGTTGAAGATATTTTGAAGATTAACTTATAATTTGATAAAACTACTTATGAGAAACTCACTTGAACATGATTTGCAAATGATGATTTATCTTTTAAAGATTCTTACAAATGTATCAGAGGAATCAAGTTGAGATTTCTTGGAAAAATTCATTTGACAGCCCTACATACTACCCACTAGGCCATTAGTGACTTAGAATATAATGcataatatttttaaaatagaaGACAACTTGAATCGAAAGGGAATGAATGTGGTTTCATGGTGATCTCTTTTGAAATCATGATGTGGAAAATACACACCACTTCTTTTTTAGATGCATGTGCACCTTACGTATTTAGAATTGGATGGACCGATTATTTGGCATAAACattaatataaatatttagaAAACATATTTAAACTTATAGGTAGATATTGGAGCTCTCAATTTCAGAATTTGATCATGACTCTCATAATAATTCTTTGGAAAACTTGGCACACAAGAAATGATATTAGGTTTCAGAATGGTAAATTGACTTTGATAGAGACATTCTTCATGTTAACTAATTAGTGTATATGGAATTTACTTCATTCAAAGGGCGTATGTAATCTTCAAATAATGAGTTTACAATTATTAAAGAGGGAACAACCATGACAACAAGAAGGAAAGAAGTAACACAATAAATACAATGCCTAATAAGTATATATATTAACAAACAATATATATCAAGGTCGTTAAATGAAGTCTAacgattaagtcacacttaatgtATCATTAAACATGACATAATAGAGTCCTTAGAATAATTAGTCTGTTTAATGATacattaagtgtgacttaatcgtTAGACTTCATTAAACAGAAAGAcgttattcttaaagtatccatagtcaaGCTTTAATATCAAATAGGACATTAGTAATGCATAGAGACTATTATGTGAGTAGACTGATGATTGTATCTCACAAGTCATGAATATGAGATATCAAGTCTTCACATAGGTAtaaatattaggagtaatatttataatGGATTGATCCATcatgagaatactacatagtGCGTTATgtaagtgtcataagttattctcatagtgATAGTGATGTATACCAACCCTTCgatctgaaaccactatggatcctagatgtggagtcgagtaCTTTATTTCCAATCAAACGTTATCCGTAACAGGATGACCATAAAGATGGTTTATCGGTACTTCACAAATCATGCTGAGGGACAAGAGTGAGCTAGATGAGATTTTCCCCTCCTACATATACGGGAGTAATATCTCTGGGGTCCTTGATATAGTATGACTGTAAAATGCATGATCGTGCATAAATAAGTCAATATGAGATATTAGGCTTatttgttgttattaagtataCTCATGGATCAAGAAATAAAATATTGGACTATACAAAGGTGATACATTCTATGacttgtgttcaatatagacataagggaaaatGGGTAATTGTACATATGACAATTATCACATAAAGGTTATGTCAGATCACACGACATTCTCGTcacttgggtagcagtgatgtgttgctagataccactcattatttataatattaaataggtaatttaatattattgtcAATGTTACGAGAACCTACAGGCTCTCACACACATAGTAGTGATAGTGGAATTgattaggggtggcaaaacgaGTCTGGCCTGTTCGGCATGCCCATTTTCCCGCACTTTAATGTGGGACGGACCAAGGGTTTACGCCTTCATCCTGTAATGTGTTCGCCCTGCCCCGTTCTGTTTTCTTTGCGGGCTTTTGTGGGCACAGGCATTTACATAAACTTTTATGTTTTTAGGCTTAAAAGGTGCAGTGTCCACGGACTTTCCCCACCCCACCCTCAGGTTTTTGTGGGCCGGACCTAGATTTTTGGCCCGCATCCTCAATTATGATCGCCTGGTCCCGCCC from Lathyrus oleraceus cultivar Zhongwan6 chromosome 1, CAAS_Psat_ZW6_1.0, whole genome shotgun sequence includes:
- the LOC127137891 gene encoding aspartic proteinase NANA, chloroplast translates to MQMKRKWIQIIMTLLLIQLIVAHNSYEDENGDDETLSLELVHRHDSRFGGDDVDQVEAIKGFIQRDLFRREQMDHRKGINQGHHRRKDMEVKKEFQMSMHSGRDYAVGEYFVEVEVGTPGQSFWLVADTGSELTWFNSIPHLQTRKHHLQHKKHHHHHHHNHHGKHKHKHKHKGGSKTKSKKKTKSKTKSRTPTKRDDPNDPCSGIFCPHRSHSFQKLPCSSKVCTEDLSGVFSLSYCPNNSDPCLFDISYADGSSATGYFGVETISVNLTNGGKGKLENVTIGCTLSVLNGITFTENTGGILGLGFTKGSFVDRASLKYNTKFSYCLVDHLSHRNVSSYLTFGNPKVKLLDEMKTTELFLYQPFYGVNVTGISVGREMLKIPPTVWDFQAEGGMIIDSGTTLAALVLEAYDPVVEALTNSLKHVKRVDKSLGDLDFCFESEGFDPSSMPSLVFHFGGGVKFAPPVKSYVIDFGPNVKCLGFVPINGTGVSVIGNIMQQSHLWQIDVYQNTVSFAPSRCG